The Macrococcoides canis genome has a window encoding:
- a CDS encoding DUF420 domain-containing protein: MNLPILPTISTTFIVISAILVAIGWFKIARRDIEGHKKTMLLAGAAALTFFIIYATRTVFIGNTAFGGPDSIKKYYTIFLIFHITLATTGGVLGLINIITGLKNNLKIHRRLGPIASIIWFFTAITGVAVYLLLYVFYKGGETTSVIKAIIGG; this comes from the coding sequence ATGAATTTACCAATCTTACCTACAATCAGTACGACATTTATCGTTATCAGCGCCATACTCGTAGCCATCGGATGGTTCAAGATCGCACGACGTGATATTGAAGGACATAAGAAGACGATGCTACTCGCAGGTGCAGCAGCGCTGACGTTCTTTATCATCTATGCCACAAGAACTGTCTTCATCGGCAATACGGCATTTGGGGGACCGGACAGTATTAAAAAGTACTATACGATCTTCCTGATCTTCCACATTACACTGGCAACGACAGGTGGCGTACTTGGATTAATCAATATCATTACAGGTCTTAAAAATAATTTAAAGATTCACCGTAGATTAGGACCGATTGCCTCAATCATCTGGTTCTTCACAGCAATTACTGGTGTCGCTGTTTATTTACTGCTGTATGTATTTTATAAAGGCGGAGAAACAACTTCAGTAATTAAAGCGATTATCGGGGGTTAA
- the ytvI gene encoding sporulation integral membrane protein YtvI has protein sequence MFKRLMTKRNITFLAVAVIVLLFFYFIVPISIPLIVALIFALMIEPFVKLLEEKVKSRKWSVTIVYTSILSFILLFTYLFLTKLIQHIIQFSKDLPDKMNNILDAWTKFEARLAKMIPESVSNALFDETQKFLFNLRDSILNYFNAERITNLVASLPETFISGLVFLVALFLFMLEIPNMHAFVRKHTYDKTYEKAMYIWKRVSSSVFGMLRAAFILSGITWFFTFIGLLFITPKNALVLSFIICLVDLLPILGATGVTIPWALYAYITGDPSLAVKLVLLSIFLLVQRKVLEPKVMGKGVGLSPLPTLIAMFIGLKLMGFIGFFIGPIVLIIILIILESGAFNLNFKV, from the coding sequence ATGTTCAAACGACTAATGACAAAAAGAAATATCACATTTTTAGCGGTTGCAGTCATCGTACTGCTCTTCTTCTACTTTATCGTTCCGATATCCATACCGCTTATCGTCGCACTTATTTTTGCACTGATGATAGAACCTTTTGTAAAGCTGCTGGAAGAAAAGGTAAAGAGCCGTAAATGGAGCGTAACGATCGTCTATACTTCGATATTATCGTTTATCCTGCTATTTACGTATTTATTCTTAACGAAGCTTATCCAGCATATTATTCAGTTTTCAAAAGATCTGCCAGACAAGATGAACAATATATTAGATGCATGGACAAAATTTGAGGCACGCCTCGCTAAAATGATTCCAGAAAGTGTTTCCAATGCTTTGTTCGATGAAACTCAGAAATTTCTATTTAATCTTCGAGATTCCATATTAAACTATTTTAACGCTGAACGTATCACTAACTTAGTTGCGAGCTTACCAGAGACCTTTATTTCTGGACTTGTGTTTTTAGTCGCCTTGTTTTTATTTATGCTGGAAATACCGAATATGCATGCCTTTGTCAGAAAACATACGTACGATAAAACATATGAAAAAGCGATGTATATATGGAAAAGAGTATCCTCATCTGTATTTGGTATGCTGCGCGCAGCATTTATATTATCCGGAATTACCTGGTTCTTCACCTTTATCGGTCTGCTGTTTATCACACCGAAAAATGCACTCGTATTAAGCTTCATCATCTGCTTAGTCGATTTACTGCCGATACTCGGTGCTACAGGTGTGACCATTCCATGGGCGCTCTATGCATACATTACTGGAGATCCGTCACTTGCTGTCAAACTCGTTCTATTATCGATCTTCCTGCTCGTTCAAAGAAAGGTGCTGGAACCGAAAGTGATGGGCAAAGGGGTTGGACTCAGTCCACTCCCTACGCTTATTGCGATGTTTATCGGCTTAAAGCTTATGGGCTTTATCGGTTTCTTTATCGGACCGATCGTGTTAATCATCATACTCATCATATTAGAGTCAGGTGCATTTAATCTAAACTTTAAAGTATAA